The following are encoded together in the Parabacteroides chongii genome:
- a CDS encoding IMP dehydrogenase: MAVYLNDVSRTFGEYLLIPGLTTKQCVPTNVSLKTSLVKHNVGDKSSIELNIPFVSAIMQSVSGPELAIELARNGGLSFIFGSQPIESQAEMVRRVKKFKAGFVTSDSNLTPENTLADVIDLVNKTEHSTIGITDDGTPNGKLLGLVTSRDYRAEKDDPSTKVKEFMTPFSKLIVGEVGITLKEANQIIWDHKLNTLPIIDKDQNLAYFVFRKDYDSHRENPNEISGADKKLLVGAGINTRDYTERVPALVEAGVDVLCIDSSDGYSEWQYETLKWIKKEYGDKVKVGAGNVVDREGFLYLVEAGADFIKVGIGGGSICITREQKGIGRGQATALIDVAQARDEYKEKTGIYIPICSDGGLVHDYHMVLALAMGADFLMMGRYFARFDESPTKKLRIGNNFVKEYWGEGSNRAQNWQRYDMGGTASLKFEEGVDSYVPYAGKMKDNLNLTLGKIKSTMCSCGAITIPALQRSAKITLVSSTSIVEGGAHDVILKEQN; encoded by the coding sequence ATGGCAGTTTACTTAAACGATGTATCTAGAACCTTCGGTGAATACCTTCTTATTCCCGGTCTGACTACAAAACAATGTGTGCCAACAAACGTATCTTTAAAAACTTCGCTTGTCAAACACAACGTTGGCGATAAGTCATCTATCGAATTAAATATCCCGTTTGTATCAGCAATCATGCAATCGGTATCCGGTCCGGAACTGGCAATTGAACTTGCCCGCAACGGTGGTCTTTCCTTCATTTTCGGTTCACAGCCTATTGAAAGCCAGGCTGAAATGGTTAGAAGAGTAAAGAAATTCAAAGCAGGTTTTGTTACCAGCGATTCCAATCTGACACCCGAAAACACACTGGCCGACGTGATCGACCTGGTGAACAAGACAGAACATTCCACAATCGGTATCACCGACGACGGAACCCCTAACGGTAAACTGCTGGGGTTGGTTACCAGCCGCGACTATCGTGCAGAAAAAGACGATCCTTCCACAAAAGTAAAAGAATTTATGACTCCTTTCTCCAAGCTGATCGTCGGCGAAGTCGGTATCACGCTGAAAGAAGCCAACCAAATCATCTGGGATCATAAACTGAATACACTTCCGATCATAGACAAAGACCAGAACCTGGCATATTTCGTATTCCGCAAGGATTATGACAGCCACCGCGAGAACCCGAACGAGATATCCGGTGCTGACAAGAAATTGCTGGTTGGTGCAGGTATCAATACCCGCGACTATACGGAACGCGTCCCTGCCCTGGTTGAAGCCGGTGTGGATGTATTGTGTATCGACTCTTCAGACGGTTATTCCGAATGGCAATATGAAACACTGAAATGGATCAAGAAGGAATATGGCGACAAAGTAAAGGTCGGAGCCGGAAACGTGGTAGACAGAGAAGGATTTTTATATCTGGTAGAAGCTGGAGCTGATTTTATCAAAGTCGGTATCGGCGGCGGCTCCATCTGTATTACACGTGAACAGAAAGGTATCGGGCGCGGACAGGCTACAGCCCTGATCGATGTTGCGCAAGCTCGCGACGAATACAAGGAAAAGACAGGCATTTATATTCCTATCTGTAGTGACGGTGGTCTGGTACACGATTATCACATGGTACTGGCATTGGCAATGGGTGCTGACTTCTTGATGATGGGACGTTATTTTGCCCGTTTCGACGAATCACCTACAAAGAAACTGCGTATCGGGAATAATTTCGTAAAAGAATACTGGGGGGAAGGTTCAAACCGTGCCCAAAACTGGCAACGTTACGATATGGGAGGAACTGCTTCACTGAAATTTGAAGAAGGTGTAGACAGCTACGTTCCTTATGCCGGTAAGATGAAAGACAATCTGAATCTGACGTTAGGCAAGATCAAATCAACTATGTGCAGTTGTGGTGCTATCACAATCCCCGCTTTGCAGAGAAGTGCTAAGATCACATTGGTTTCCTCAACAAGTATCGTAGAAGGCGGTGCACATGATGTAATCCTGAAAGAACAGAATTAA
- a CDS encoding M64 family metallopeptidase, with product MRTQISLLLIACFCSLTCLAQNEFDKYFTIKSLRIDFALSGNTQFQAAAIQQLREEPVWGGPVKNLIDKFNYGGYYVNIYDKSNNELIYSRGFNTLFEEWRSTEQAKTETQSWTNSISVPYPKTTVVVEITARDKADMQFHSLLKMDIDPTSIFIDRGKLKDNKVTQIQYKGDSKEKVDLVFIAEGYTADDQEKFVADAKKFTETLFQTPPYTTRREDFNVWAVNLISEDKGTDISGKGIYKNTALNSGYYTFGVDRYLTTPDMKSIRDAVWNVPCDAIFLLVNTDTYGGGGMYNFYAMGTADNEKTQHVFVHEFGHSFAGLADEYFSSEVAYQDFYNLEYEPWEPNITTLVDFDSKWKDLLPTNTPVPTPLNATYKDKPGVFEGGGYISKGIYRPMDHCMMRDYAPFCPACSRAILRMIDFLSDRDY from the coding sequence ATGAGAACACAAATTTCCCTGCTTCTAATCGCCTGTTTTTGTAGCCTTACATGCCTGGCACAAAATGAGTTCGACAAATACTTCACCATCAAAAGCCTGCGGATAGATTTCGCATTAAGCGGAAATACACAGTTCCAGGCAGCAGCCATACAGCAACTGCGGGAAGAACCTGTATGGGGAGGTCCCGTGAAAAATTTGATCGACAAATTCAATTACGGAGGGTATTATGTCAATATATATGACAAATCAAATAACGAATTGATCTATTCGCGCGGCTTCAACACACTTTTTGAAGAATGGCGTAGCACAGAACAAGCTAAAACGGAAACTCAATCATGGACAAACAGTATCTCAGTGCCCTATCCGAAAACAACAGTCGTTGTCGAAATCACAGCACGCGACAAAGCGGATATGCAATTTCATTCCCTGTTAAAAATGGATATCGACCCGACCAGTATTTTTATCGACCGAGGTAAACTGAAAGACAATAAAGTGACTCAAATCCAATATAAAGGAGATTCTAAAGAAAAGGTCGACTTGGTCTTCATTGCTGAAGGTTACACCGCAGACGATCAGGAAAAATTTGTAGCCGATGCAAAGAAGTTCACTGAAACATTATTTCAGACACCACCCTATACTACACGCCGGGAAGACTTTAATGTATGGGCTGTAAATCTCATTTCAGAAGATAAAGGAACCGATATTTCCGGCAAAGGTATTTACAAGAACACGGCTTTGAATTCCGGATATTACACATTCGGAGTCGACCGCTATCTAACGACACCGGATATGAAATCCATCCGCGATGCCGTATGGAATGTTCCCTGCGATGCTATATTCCTGCTAGTCAATACGGACACATACGGCGGAGGCGGCATGTATAATTTCTATGCAATGGGAACAGCTGATAACGAAAAAACGCAGCATGTTTTCGTCCATGAGTTCGGACATAGTTTCGCCGGACTGGCAGACGAGTATTTCTCTTCCGAAGTAGCCTATCAGGATTTCTACAATCTGGAATACGAGCCCTGGGAACCCAATATCACCACACTGGTCGATTTTGACAGCAAGTGGAAAGATTTGTTACCCACCAATACCCCTGTTCCAACACCCCTGAACGCTACGTATAAAGACAAGCCCGGTGTATTTGAAGGAGGCGGCTACATATCCAAAGGAATTTACCGACCGATGGATCATTGCATGATGCGCGATTACGCCCCGTTCTGTCCGGCCTGTAGCCGTGCTATTCTTCGAATGATCGATTTTCTATCCGACAGAGACTACTAA
- a CDS encoding phosphatidate cytidylyltransferase has translation MKNLIKRALTGIIFVAILVGAICYHPISFLVVFGLITGLTLWEFYGLVKHYEEASIKRTISSLGGAYLFAATFAYTNQLADGVVFLPYLLFLIYTLVAELYYKAPNPINNWAFTIFAQVYCAGTFSMLNFIAALPDTPGQIVYSPLFIMAIFIFIWLNDTGAYLVGSMIGKRKLFERISPKKSWEGFFGGLAVVLSASQALAWYAPEVSWYNWLGLSATVVLFGTWGDLIESLLKRTLGVKDSGNVLPGHGGMLDRFDSLMLAAPAAYIYIELFIRN, from the coding sequence TTGAAAAATCTGATAAAACGGGCGCTTACCGGTATAATTTTCGTTGCGATCCTAGTGGGAGCTATTTGCTACCATCCAATCTCTTTCCTTGTTGTATTCGGCTTAATTACCGGATTGACTTTATGGGAATTTTACGGTTTAGTGAAACATTATGAAGAGGCCTCCATCAAACGAACTATATCTTCATTGGGAGGGGCTTATTTATTCGCTGCCACTTTTGCCTACACCAACCAACTGGCCGACGGTGTAGTCTTCCTGCCTTATCTCCTATTCCTTATATATACACTAGTTGCCGAATTATACTACAAAGCCCCGAACCCGATCAATAACTGGGCATTTACCATTTTTGCACAGGTCTATTGTGCCGGGACATTTTCGATGCTGAACTTTATAGCAGCCCTGCCGGATACTCCGGGGCAGATCGTTTATTCTCCATTATTTATTATGGCTATTTTCATTTTCATTTGGTTGAACGATACCGGAGCCTATCTGGTCGGTTCGATGATCGGGAAGAGGAAATTGTTTGAACGAATTTCCCCTAAAAAGTCATGGGAAGGATTCTTCGGAGGCCTGGCTGTCGTATTGAGTGCTTCACAAGCACTGGCATGGTATGCACCGGAAGTAAGCTGGTACAATTGGCTGGGATTATCAGCTACCGTTGTCCTGTTCGGCACCTGGGGAGATTTGATCGAATCGCTGTTGAAACGCACACTGGGTGTAAAAGACTCGGGGAACGTACTCCCCGGCCACGGCGGAATGCTCGACCGGTTCGACAGCCTGATGCTGGCTGCCCCTGCCGCCTACATTTATATAGAACTATTTATTCGAAATTAA
- the rsfS gene encoding ribosome silencing factor, with the protein MDQTNELVKTIVEGLQDKKGKNIVTVDLTQIPGAICQYMVICEGSTPTQVSALSDSVWDFARREAGEKPLSVDGNQSAEWIGMDYGTVLVHIFLPEQREFYNLETLWSDVKVTQIPDLD; encoded by the coding sequence ATGGATCAAACAAACGAATTAGTAAAAACAATTGTAGAAGGCCTGCAAGATAAAAAAGGCAAAAATATTGTAACCGTAGATTTAACCCAGATACCCGGAGCGATTTGCCAATACATGGTGATCTGTGAAGGTAGCACCCCCACCCAAGTGTCGGCCCTATCTGATTCAGTATGGGATTTTGCACGTAGAGAGGCTGGAGAAAAGCCATTGTCTGTTGACGGCAACCAAAGTGCCGAGTGGATAGGAATGGATTATGGCACGGTTCTTGTACACATATTCTTACCGGAACAACGCGAGTTCTATAATCTGGAAACACTGTGGTCGGACGTTAAAGTCACGCAGATACCGGATCTCGATTAA
- a CDS encoding helicase associated domain-containing protein: protein MKRRKKKRNTKQNAVVAFYEKNNRWPMLTSKNEKERHLAEWIIRYRFIRNHTPEKLTEKQIQLIDRIDVEKTQKKEEQWLTNYENVKEFIEREKRWPSNKTTDPEELRLFHWCLAQRITRKNTPKYKLNKKRIKLLDAIGFRWDSYTSRRTWKESFDLVKEFYNNTGHWPVHTKDPEETKLAKWCSKMRAYKNQTDTSVTLTSRQIKKLNDLGFDWTGSYGNNGRSPERVNRIWIERYHEFCEFTASKKRYPRVKSEDPIEESLYSWWMRMAYLKRRNKLSSERIHLLDCIGFRWGKGSEE from the coding sequence ATGAAAAGGAGAAAGAAGAAAAGAAATACCAAACAGAATGCCGTTGTTGCTTTTTACGAAAAGAACAACAGATGGCCTATGCTTACATCAAAAAATGAAAAAGAGAGACATCTGGCTGAATGGATTATCAGATATAGATTTATCAGAAATCATACTCCGGAAAAGCTTACAGAAAAACAGATCCAATTAATCGACAGGATCGACGTAGAGAAGACTCAGAAAAAGGAAGAACAGTGGTTGACTAATTACGAGAATGTAAAGGAATTTATAGAAAGAGAAAAGCGATGGCCTTCCAACAAAACAACAGACCCGGAAGAACTCAGGCTTTTCCACTGGTGTCTGGCACAACGGATCACCAGAAAAAACACGCCTAAATACAAACTAAATAAAAAACGTATCAAATTGTTGGATGCTATCGGCTTTCGCTGGGATTCATATACATCGAGAAGGACATGGAAGGAATCTTTCGATCTGGTGAAGGAGTTCTATAACAATACGGGGCACTGGCCTGTCCACACTAAAGATCCGGAAGAAACGAAACTGGCCAAATGGTGCAGCAAAATGAGGGCTTACAAAAATCAGACGGACACAAGCGTCACGCTGACTTCCAGACAGATCAAAAAATTGAATGATCTGGGCTTCGACTGGACCGGCAGTTATGGCAACAACGGACGTTCTCCGGAGCGGGTCAACAGAATATGGATCGAAAGATATCACGAATTTTGTGAATTCACAGCAAGCAAAAAAAGATACCCCCGTGTCAAATCCGAAGATCCGATAGAAGAATCTCTATACTCGTGGTGGATGAGAATGGCTTATCTGAAAAGAAGAAACAAACTCAGCAGCGAACGTATCCATTTGCTTGATTGCATCGGTTTCAGATGGGGAAAAGGAAGTGAAGAATAA
- the ftsH gene encoding ATP-dependent zinc metalloprotease FtsH, with protein sequence MENKNDMFNKAPKNNKPKMFRFNLYWMYGLIFIMLFTLYLTNDSSASKELGWTEFQKLAQENVFDKMVVYNKKNLVEATVKSGKKGLVFKSDSTALGTNPKVYVKIPSADKFSDFYDKAVTDNHVDTQVRFEEGDDAIWNFLVSFGPIILIIAVWIFLMRRMSGGAGGGPGGVFSVGKAKAQLFDKDNDRKVTFKDVAGLSEAKQEVEEIVSFLKNPEKYTELGGKIPKGALLVGPPGTGKTLLAKAVAGEADVPFFSLSGSDFVEMFVGVGASRVRDLFRQAKEKSPCIVFIDEIDAVGRARGKNVNMNSNDERENTLNQLLTEMDGFGSNSGVIILAATNRADILDKALLRAGRFDRQIHVELPDLNERKEIFGVHLRPIKIDESVDAEFLARQTPGFSGADIANVCNEAALIAARSGKKFVQKEDFMNAVDRIVGGLEKRTKITTADERNSIANHEAGHATLSWLLEHANPLVKVTIVPRGKALGAAWYLPEERQITTREQLLDEMCATLGGRAAEELFLGKISTGASNDLERVTKQAYAMVVYFGMSDKLPNLNYYDSTGQDWGFTKPYSEETSRMIDQEVQKIINEQYERAKKILSENAEGHNQLAQVLLEREVIYTEDVEHIFGKRAWISRSQEILELQEKANNEKQASDDKKPEDTDCQSTDNKVQAVTANVSETDNIA encoded by the coding sequence ATGGAAAATAAAAACGACATGTTTAATAAAGCGCCGAAGAACAATAAGCCTAAAATGTTCCGGTTTAACCTGTATTGGATGTACGGGCTAATATTCATAATGCTTTTTACGTTATACCTGACAAACGACTCCTCGGCATCGAAAGAGCTGGGATGGACTGAATTCCAGAAGCTGGCTCAGGAGAATGTGTTTGACAAAATGGTTGTCTACAACAAGAAAAATCTGGTTGAAGCCACCGTTAAAAGCGGAAAGAAAGGATTGGTATTTAAAAGTGACAGCACAGCACTGGGGACTAACCCGAAAGTATACGTAAAGATACCATCTGCAGACAAATTTTCCGATTTTTACGATAAAGCGGTGACAGATAATCATGTCGACACACAAGTGCGCTTCGAAGAAGGAGATGATGCCATATGGAACTTTTTGGTTTCTTTCGGACCGATCATCCTGATCATTGCCGTATGGATTTTCCTGATGAGAAGAATGTCCGGCGGTGCAGGCGGTGGTCCAGGTGGAGTATTCAGTGTCGGCAAAGCGAAAGCACAACTCTTTGACAAAGATAATGACCGGAAAGTGACATTTAAAGATGTAGCAGGTTTGTCAGAGGCCAAACAGGAAGTGGAAGAAATCGTTTCGTTCCTCAAAAATCCTGAAAAATATACGGAACTGGGTGGTAAAATTCCGAAGGGAGCTCTCTTGGTAGGTCCTCCGGGAACAGGTAAAACGTTGCTGGCAAAGGCTGTAGCAGGTGAAGCGGATGTTCCGTTTTTCTCACTGTCGGGTTCAGACTTCGTTGAAATGTTTGTCGGCGTGGGTGCATCACGTGTTCGTGACTTGTTCCGCCAGGCTAAAGAGAAGTCGCCTTGCATCGTGTTCATCGATGAAATTGATGCCGTAGGTCGTGCCCGTGGCAAAAACGTAAACATGAACAGCAACGACGAGCGTGAGAATACCTTGAACCAGTTGCTGACAGAAATGGACGGTTTCGGTTCAAACAGCGGTGTGATTATCCTGGCAGCAACCAACCGCGCCGATATTCTGGATAAGGCTTTACTGCGTGCAGGACGTTTCGACCGTCAGATCCATGTGGAATTGCCCGACCTGAATGAACGTAAAGAAATATTCGGCGTACATTTACGCCCGATCAAGATAGACGAAAGTGTCGATGCTGAATTTCTGGCTCGCCAGACTCCGGGATTCTCAGGTGCCGATATTGCCAATGTTTGTAATGAAGCAGCCTTGATCGCAGCCCGTAGCGGAAAGAAATTTGTACAAAAAGAAGATTTCATGAATGCTGTAGACCGTATTGTCGGCGGTCTGGAAAAACGGACTAAAATAACTACAGCTGACGAACGCAACAGCATCGCCAACCACGAAGCCGGACATGCCACATTGAGCTGGCTGCTTGAACATGCCAACCCGTTGGTAAAGGTAACGATTGTACCGCGAGGTAAAGCTCTTGGAGCTGCCTGGTATCTGCCGGAAGAACGTCAGATCACTACGCGCGAACAATTGCTCGACGAAATGTGTGCAACACTGGGCGGACGTGCTGCCGAAGAATTGTTCCTCGGTAAGATCTCGACCGGTGCATCCAACGACCTGGAGCGTGTAACCAAACAGGCATATGCCATGGTGGTTTATTTCGGTATGAGTGATAAACTTCCGAACCTGAATTATTACGATTCAACCGGTCAGGACTGGGGATTCACTAAACCATACAGTGAAGAGACATCCCGCATGATCGACCAGGAAGTACAAAAGATCATCAACGAACAATATGAACGCGCAAAGAAAATCCTGTCAGAAAATGCAGAAGGACACAACCAACTGGCACAGGTTCTACTCGAACGGGAAGTGATCTATACAGAAGATGTGGAGCATATCTTTGGTAAACGGGCCTGGATCTCACGCTCACAGGAAATCCTGGAGCTACAGGAAAAGGCGAATAATGAGAAACAGGCTTCCGACGATAAAAAGCCGGAAGATACAGACTGCCAATCAACCGATAATAAGGTCCAGGCTGTTACAGCGAATGTCAGTGAGACTGACAATATTGCCTGA
- a CDS encoding pirin family protein, translated as MKMVVDKANSRGYANHGWLKTYHTFSFANYYNPKRVHFGKLRVLNDDTVAPREGFDTHPHKNMEVISIPLNGYLRHGDSIQNSETITSGDIQVMSAGTGIFHSEFNDSAEQQLEFLQIWIFPREENTKPKYNNYDVRPLLKKNELSLILSPDGETPAAINQDAWFSLGTLDAGQIKEYKLHKKETGVYLFVIEGEVEVNNTTLSKRDGAGFYDTDSITIEVLKDAKVLLMEVPMN; from the coding sequence ATGAAAATGGTAGTAGATAAGGCGAACTCTCGCGGATATGCAAACCACGGCTGGCTGAAAACATATCATACATTTAGTTTTGCCAATTATTACAACCCTAAAAGAGTACATTTCGGAAAGTTGCGTGTCTTGAATGATGATACGGTTGCACCGCGTGAAGGTTTCGATACACACCCGCATAAGAATATGGAAGTTATCTCTATACCGCTGAATGGTTATTTGCGGCACGGAGACAGTATACAAAATAGTGAAACGATCACTTCGGGAGATATACAGGTGATGAGTGCCGGTACGGGTATTTTCCACAGCGAGTTTAATGACAGTGCTGAACAGCAACTGGAGTTTCTGCAGATATGGATTTTCCCACGTGAAGAGAATACCAAGCCGAAGTACAACAATTACGATGTACGTCCTTTGTTGAAAAAGAATGAGTTATCTCTGATCCTTTCACCAGACGGTGAAACACCGGCGGCGATCAATCAGGATGCCTGGTTCTCGTTAGGGACATTGGATGCCGGACAGATCAAGGAGTATAAACTTCATAAAAAAGAGACAGGCGTGTATCTTTTCGTTATCGAAGGAGAAGTGGAGGTGAATAACACCACCTTATCCAAGCGGGATGGTGCCGGCTTCTATGATACTGACAGTATTACGATAGAAGTTCTGAAAGATGCGAAAGTCTTATTGATGGAAGTCCCGATGAATTGA